The genomic stretch GCCTCTGGCTGCTATATCGCAGGCTGGGGGGTCGCAAGGGCTCTGGATGGCTGGGACTTTGTTGCACTGGAGTGCAGAGGCGGGCGCGGCGACAGCACCGTTGCTGCGGATTGCCTTGTTCGCTCGCAGGTGCAGGTCGAGTTGTGGGCGGGCTGGTGGCTTGTTGATGGCTGGAAGATGCGTAGGGGTACTAGGGGGAGAGGCGCTAAACCACCCCACCTCGAAAGCGATGGCGTGAAGGGTGGACCAAGAACTAGTTCAGCGCGACAAGGTTCATATCGCACCGTTTCGCCATAGTGTTGAGGCCTGTTTCAGGCTCTGTGCTGCAGCAGACAACAAAGGCCGTGGCGATTGTTCACATGGCCGCTGAGCCCATGCACCTGCTCCCATGCAGATCGAGCAGGCTGGGGAGGCTGTGCACCAATCGCCGCACATAGCCGGGCCAAGCGCGCTTTCAGCCTCGACGGCGACGAGCTGGGATACCGCGGCAGAAGCAGGGGATTGGGGGGGTGCGCTCCTTGACATGCAGGGCATCGTTGTGAAGAAAGACGACAATTGTGggccatgcgttgagcgGACAGACACGGTTGAACGCGACGACGCGTTCCACCCCTCTGGTGGCGTAGCCAATCGTCTGCCGACGACAGTATATATACACAACTGTACAAAAGCCCCCAAACCATCTGTCCAAAACTTGCTTAGCTAGCGTTGTGTCTGAATCTTCTCTTGGCCGTCCATGAATGGCCGCAACACCTCCGGTATCGTCACTGTACGATCCTGTTCATCCCAGTGGTTCTCCAGCAATGCCGCGAGCACCCGGGGCACCGCGAGCGCAGTCCCGTTGAGCGTATACGGAAACTCTAGTTTGCCACCCTTTATGCGCATGCGTGTCTGCAGCCGTCGGCTCTGATAGTCGGTGCACATGGATGTGGACGTCACCTCTCCCCAGCCTTGGTCAATGTCCTGGCGAGATGGGAAGAAGGCCTCTATGTCGAGCTTCCTTGTGGCACTGGCACCGAGGTCCGTGGACGGCATCTCTAGTATGCGGCAATGCAGCCCGAGCGCTTCCAAGATTTCTTTTTGTATCGACAACATCTCCTCGAAGATTACCTCTGAGCTCTGTGTTGTTTGGGCGGTGAAGTGATCTTCTCCTGCGTGGTCAGGGGAGGTCCAGGCGAACATCTCGACCTTTGTGAATTCATGAACCCGATATAGACCCTTGGTATCCGCCCCCCTCGCGCCAGCTTCAGCACGGTAGCATCTGCTCACGCCAACTGTCTTGAGTGGCAGTTCCGACTCCTCAAACGTCTGGTTGACCTTCATACCAGCCAGAGGTATCTCTGCTGTGCCAGCGAGAGCCAGTTGAGGCTTTGCCTTGTCCTTTTCTGCTTGCTCGATGGCGTATACTTGCTGTTCGCCATTCTGATCTCTTGGCTGAAACCCACATGCGGAGGCAATGTGCGAATACACCAATGACGGTGGCGCCACTGCTTTCCATCCTTTCTTTGTAGCAACTCTCAAGGCATACTGGACGAGAGCCTGTTCCAGCATAGCACCATCACCAATGAGAAAGTACCAGCCCCAGCCTGAAGTTTGCGCTGAGCCGGTGAAGTCTAGTATGCCAAGCTCCTGCCCAATGTCTACGTGTGACTTTTGACTTTTTGATTGCGACGGCTCGCTCCCGAGATGCGCATTGATGTAGCCAAGGACATCAGGTTCAGTGCCCACTGGCGTATGCGTACTGCTCAGATTAGGTAAGTCCTGGGCCAGGCTCTCAATTTCTTCTTGTAATTGTGTTTCCTGTGCTTCGACCGCACTAAGCTCTGCCTTTATAGCCTTTGCCTCACCAATCATGCCTTCTCTCAAGGCGACGGGCTTTCCGTCAGCGTCCTTGACACGCGAGGCCGTCTTTGCGAGATGAGCTCGAATGCGGTTGTTGCGCTCTCGCAGACTGCGACTGCTTTGCTGAAGCTGCAGCCATTGCTCATGCAGCTCCAATATACGCCATGAAGACTTGCTATGTGCTGCATAGTTTCGGTCTACACAGTTTTGCTCATATAGTCCTGGGTTCTGGCGGATGTGCTTGATATCGATCGTGGGCTTGGGTGCGAATGCCGGGCGAAGGTAGGTACGACGTGCAAGGAAGGTCGGCTGGCATAATCTCAGGCGAGGACACTGCGCTTGTATCCGAAACGACGGACTATTTCCGACCCATATCTGCAAAGCCCTCATGGTCGGGAAGTTTGAAAACAGTCAACGGGTCTGTCCCGCTTTGACGCTTGTGCTTTGCTTTCCCACCTAACTTTTGAGCATCCTTGATCCCTGCAGGCTTTCGTCGCGTAGTTAAGTCGCGTTCCCCGCTAACCCACTTTCTCATCATCTCAGCCTTGGGAAGCGGCCATGCATACGACAGCTGTAGTACCTAACTAGGTAATGCATTGATGGCTCCTTTCCTGCGTCATTTATTCTCCACTACATGTGTCACGTCTTGTTCTCGCTTGTCACAACTATCACCAAACTCTGTATCTTGATGTGGTTTTCACGCAATTGCCAGGCTAACTTGCGAGCATAAGCAGAGCACTGTACTCTAGCTGTCCAGGCATAAAACGAAGGATGACACGACATCACCTGACCGCGCGAATAAAACGCTTCTCCCAGTTTGTTCTTGTTCTTTTTCTTGTTCTCTTCGAAATCAAAATCTTTCCTCTGTATCCAGTTGCGATGAAGACCATGGGCAAGAGATGGTTAGGCAACGTTTGTCAGCCACCTGCCTAGGAACGTATCATGTGGCTATGCACCTGCTACTCAAGTATACATGGATGTATCCAAGGAAGCCGGATGACGCAGTCTCATGGCTGTACCTCGAACTTGTACCGACATGTCCGCTTCCATGTCGAAAGTGTCGTGTGCCTTAGGCGCAGCGTGAGCAACATTGCCGGCTCGCTAATCGCAGCCCGGACTAGATCCGCCGTTTGTTCCACCTTTCGTCGTCATTCGCACCCTGCAGCAGGCATCCCCGAGGTATGTGCATCGCTGTGCCCCTCGGCCTCACCTTGGTTACAACTGCCTGACCGCATAAAAGTCCCCTTGTCGCTACTTTTAAAAGAAGAGATTCCCTC from Pyrenophora tritici-repentis strain M4 chromosome 1, whole genome shotgun sequence encodes the following:
- a CDS encoding SerS, Seryl-tRNA synthetase; the encoded protein is MRALQIWVGNSPSFRIQAQCPRLRLCQPTFLARRTYLRPAFAPKPTIDIKHIRQNPGLYEQNCVDRNYAAHSKSSWRILELHEQWLQLQQSSRSLRERNNRIRAHLAKTASRVKDADGKPVALREGMIGEAKAIKAELSAVEAQETQLQEEIESLAQDLPNLSSTHTPVGTEPDVLGYINAHLGSEPSQSKSQKSHVDIGQELGILDFTGSAQTSGWGWYFLIGDGAMLEQALVQYALRVATKKGWKAVAPPSLVYSHIASACGFQPRDQNGEQQVYAIEQAEKDKAKPQLALAGTAEIPLAGMKVNQTFEESELPLKTVGVSRCYRAEAGARGADTKGLYRVHEFTKVEMFAWTSPDHAGEDHFTAQTTQSSEVIFEEMLSIQKEILEALGLHCRILEMPSTDLGASATRKLDIEAFFPSRQDIDQGWGEVTSTSMCTDYQSRRLQTRMRIKGGKLEFPYTLNGTALAVPRVLAALLENHWDEQDRTVTIPEVLRPFMDGQEKIQTQR